The Cucumis melo cultivar AY chromosome 6, USDA_Cmelo_AY_1.0, whole genome shotgun sequence genome includes a region encoding these proteins:
- the LOC103504130 gene encoding probable plastid-lipid-associated protein 14, chloroplastic isoform X5, translating into MIRGLYQFPWRKNWTMSLDSRCLISRFSIVSALALEVGPLYNTKVVLRRLKTAQAQRRGKRAIEVLKKLARRRLMYHSYSMQVHGYISSLMSNGHSSFTLVHGHHSSFSLRHWLQQSDWLPTLEATLALDEESVRKVGDTTTGGPAVSRHSRLIRVLMRDLLIGVNYLHSHGLAHTELRLENVHISPVDRHVKVGILGNAAYFHENAGSDNAPENNLDRRQMMIAFDMRCVGFMMAKMVLQELMDPLIFTKFKSFFTKGHDPSCLREYLLRVLEHRLSSGNVGLQILDRNWGAGWNLLSLLLANKPSKRISCLEALRHPFLCGPRWRVAPSKEIIRWGLGSTAVRIAEEYIYSRPQRRKLSHFIELMEMLTPHSKPKHWLEVIPGKWRFLYSTGRHIGLTLRQPPARVLIGDVCLTVARDSKLNNRLSLTSDIEFTVMRGRNWPHDKIGVNGKLVGYSSSRIQAGRRLYLKEENTTSQHVLAQKLSSQKWRKVIPFDELPSSLPAVKLVPADIDLTMKLDDPLSEDVDAARNVIQEVRTQVPPELFDLSKLICGTYVDSRLLILRSVDGSALLFTRSCLDENHR; encoded by the exons ATGATCAGGGGACTCTATCAGTTTCCATGGAGGAAGAATTGGACCATGTCATTAGATTCAAGATGTCTGATTTCAAGATTCTCGATTGTGTCAGCACTGGCCTTGGAGGTCGG CCCTTTATACAACACAAAGGTCGTGCTTCGAAGGCTTAAGACTGCTCAGGCTCAGCGTAGAGGAAAACGAGCTATAGAA GTGTTAAAGAAACTTGCTCGTCGCAGACTGATGTATCATTCCTATTCGATGCAAGTTCATGGCTACATATCTTCACTTATGAGTAATGGCCACTCCTCGTTCACTCTGGTCCATGGG CATCACAGTAGTTTTTCTTTGAGGCATTGGCTGCAGCAATCAGACTGGCTTCCCACATTGGAAGCTACTCTTGCATTGGATGAAGAGTCTGTCAGAAAAGTTGGTGATACTACAACTGGAGGACCTGCAGTTTCACGCCACTCTCGACTCATTCGAGTATTGATGAGGGATCTCTTGATTGGA GTTAATTACTTGCATAGCCATGGGCTTGCACATACTGAGTTGAGGTTGGAAAATGTTCACATAAGCCCAGTTGATAGACATGTCAAA GTCGGAATTTTGGGAAATGCTGCTTACTTTCATGAAAATGCTGGAAGTGATAACGCTCCTGAAAATAACTTGGATCGGCGGCAGATGATGATTGCATTTGACATGAG ATGTGTGGGGTTCATGATGGCAAAGATGGTTTTGCAGGAACTCATGGATCCATTGATATTCACGAAGTTTAAATCCTTCTTCACAAAG GGCCATGATCCTTCATGCTTGCGTGAATATTTATTGCGAGTCCTTGAACATAGACTATCATCTGGAAATGTTGGCTTACAA ATACTTGACAGAAATTGGGGGGCAGGATGGAATCTTCTGTCCTTGTTACTTGCAAACAAGCCTTCTAAAAGAATAAG CTGTTTAGAGGCTCTCAGGCATCCATTCCTTTGTGGACCAAGATGGCGCGTAGCCCCATCAAAGGAAATTATTAGATGGGGTCTTGGTTCAACTGCAGTTCGAATTGCAGAGGAATATATTTACAGTCGTCCTCAG CGAAGAAAGCTTTCCCACTTCATTGAGTTGATGGAGATGTTGACTCCTCATTCAAAACCAAAG CATTGGCTGGAGGTAATTCCAGGAAAGTGGCGTTTCTTATACTCAACAGGGAGGCACATCGGGCTGACCCTTCGTCAACCTCCTGCTAGAGTTCTTATTGGAGACGTGTGCTTGACAGTTGCAAGAGACTCTAAATTAAACAATCGCCTCTCATTGACCTCAGACATCGAGTTCACAGTCATGAGAGGTCGTAACTGGCCCCATGATAAAATTGGTGTCAACGGTAAACTGGTAGGTTACTCTTCCTCCAGAATACAAGCTGGAAGAAGATTGTACCTGAAGGAAGAAAACACCACTTCTCAGCATGTTCTGGCTCAAAAGTTGTCTAGTCAGAAATGGAGGAAGGTGATTCCTTTTGATGAGCTTCCATCAAGCCTCCCAGCAGTAAAGCTCGTGCCAGCTGACATTGATTTGACAATGAAGCTCGATGATCCACTGAGCGAAGACGTAGACGCTGCAAGAAATGTAATTCAGGAAGTCCGGACACAAGTTCCACCAGAACTGTTTGATTTGTCAAAATTAATCTGTGGGACATATGTGGACTCCAGGCTTCTGATTCTTCGTTCAGTAGATGGATCTGCCCTCTTGTTTACCAGATCTTGTCTGGATGAAAACCATAGATGA
- the LOC103504130 gene encoding probable plastid-lipid-associated protein 14, chloroplastic isoform X4, translated as MIRGLYQFPWRKNWTMSLDSRCLISRFSIVSALALEVGPLYNTKVVLRRLKTAQAQRRGKRAIEVLKKLARRRLMYHSYSMQVHGYISSLMSNGHSSFTLVHGHHSSFSLRHWLQQSDWLPTLEATLALDEESVRKVGDTTTGGPAVSRHSRLIRVLMRDLLIGVNYLHSHGLAHTELRLENVHISPVDRHVKRFSYQVGILGNAAYFHENAGSDNAPENNLDRRQMMIAFDMRCVGFMMAKMVLQELMDPLIFTKFKSFFTKGHDPSCLREYLLRVLEHRLSSGNVGLQILDRNWGAGWNLLSLLLANKPSKRISCLEALRHPFLCGPRWRVAPSKEIIRWGLGSTAVRIAEEYIYSRPQRRKLSHFIELMEMLTPHSKPKHWLEVIPGKWRFLYSTGRHIGLTLRQPPARVLIGDVCLTVARDSKLNNRLSLTSDIEFTVMRGRNWPHDKIGVNGKLVGYSSSRIQAGRRLYLKEENTTSQHVLAQKLSSQKWRKVIPFDELPSSLPAVKLVPADIDLTMKLDDPLSEDVDAARNVIQEVRTQVPPELFDLSKLICGTYVDSRLLILRSVDGSALLFTRSCLDENHR; from the exons ATGATCAGGGGACTCTATCAGTTTCCATGGAGGAAGAATTGGACCATGTCATTAGATTCAAGATGTCTGATTTCAAGATTCTCGATTGTGTCAGCACTGGCCTTGGAGGTCGG CCCTTTATACAACACAAAGGTCGTGCTTCGAAGGCTTAAGACTGCTCAGGCTCAGCGTAGAGGAAAACGAGCTATAGAA GTGTTAAAGAAACTTGCTCGTCGCAGACTGATGTATCATTCCTATTCGATGCAAGTTCATGGCTACATATCTTCACTTATGAGTAATGGCCACTCCTCGTTCACTCTGGTCCATGGG CATCACAGTAGTTTTTCTTTGAGGCATTGGCTGCAGCAATCAGACTGGCTTCCCACATTGGAAGCTACTCTTGCATTGGATGAAGAGTCTGTCAGAAAAGTTGGTGATACTACAACTGGAGGACCTGCAGTTTCACGCCACTCTCGACTCATTCGAGTATTGATGAGGGATCTCTTGATTGGA GTTAATTACTTGCATAGCCATGGGCTTGCACATACTGAGTTGAGGTTGGAAAATGTTCACATAAGCCCAGTTGATAGACATGTCAAA CGCTTCTCTTACCAGGTCGGAATTTTGGGAAATGCTGCTTACTTTCATGAAAATGCTGGAAGTGATAACGCTCCTGAAAATAACTTGGATCGGCGGCAGATGATGATTGCATTTGACATGAG ATGTGTGGGGTTCATGATGGCAAAGATGGTTTTGCAGGAACTCATGGATCCATTGATATTCACGAAGTTTAAATCCTTCTTCACAAAG GGCCATGATCCTTCATGCTTGCGTGAATATTTATTGCGAGTCCTTGAACATAGACTATCATCTGGAAATGTTGGCTTACAA ATACTTGACAGAAATTGGGGGGCAGGATGGAATCTTCTGTCCTTGTTACTTGCAAACAAGCCTTCTAAAAGAATAAG CTGTTTAGAGGCTCTCAGGCATCCATTCCTTTGTGGACCAAGATGGCGCGTAGCCCCATCAAAGGAAATTATTAGATGGGGTCTTGGTTCAACTGCAGTTCGAATTGCAGAGGAATATATTTACAGTCGTCCTCAG CGAAGAAAGCTTTCCCACTTCATTGAGTTGATGGAGATGTTGACTCCTCATTCAAAACCAAAG CATTGGCTGGAGGTAATTCCAGGAAAGTGGCGTTTCTTATACTCAACAGGGAGGCACATCGGGCTGACCCTTCGTCAACCTCCTGCTAGAGTTCTTATTGGAGACGTGTGCTTGACAGTTGCAAGAGACTCTAAATTAAACAATCGCCTCTCATTGACCTCAGACATCGAGTTCACAGTCATGAGAGGTCGTAACTGGCCCCATGATAAAATTGGTGTCAACGGTAAACTGGTAGGTTACTCTTCCTCCAGAATACAAGCTGGAAGAAGATTGTACCTGAAGGAAGAAAACACCACTTCTCAGCATGTTCTGGCTCAAAAGTTGTCTAGTCAGAAATGGAGGAAGGTGATTCCTTTTGATGAGCTTCCATCAAGCCTCCCAGCAGTAAAGCTCGTGCCAGCTGACATTGATTTGACAATGAAGCTCGATGATCCACTGAGCGAAGACGTAGACGCTGCAAGAAATGTAATTCAGGAAGTCCGGACACAAGTTCCACCAGAACTGTTTGATTTGTCAAAATTAATCTGTGGGACATATGTGGACTCCAGGCTTCTGATTCTTCGTTCAGTAGATGGATCTGCCCTCTTGTTTACCAGATCTTGTCTGGATGAAAACCATAGATGA
- the LOC103504130 gene encoding probable plastid-lipid-associated protein 14, chloroplastic isoform X1, which translates to MGLYHGMASNSSFERGMGVCFKDNLSTTLIGPVPVHFVRRIPSSRCLRPLCSSVRKDLSVAESKRNDQGTLSVSMEEELDHVIRFKMSDFKILDCVSTGLGGRGDEIVFEALVNNRLSPLYNTKVVLRRLKTAQAQRRGKRAIEVLKKLARRRLMYHSYSMQVHGYISSLMSNGHSSFTLVHGHHSSFSLRHWLQQSDWLPTLEATLALDEESVRKVGDTTTGGPAVSRHSRLIRVLMRDLLIGVNYLHSHGLAHTELRLENVHISPVDRHVKRFSYQVGILGNAAYFHENAGSDNAPENNLDRRQMMIAFDMRCVGFMMAKMVLQELMDPLIFTKFKSFFTKGHDPSCLREYLLRVLEHRLSSGNVGLQILDRNWGAGWNLLSLLLANKPSKRISCLEALRHPFLCGPRWRVAPSKEIIRWGLGSTAVRIAEEYIYSRPQRRKLSHFIELMEMLTPHSKPKHWLEVIPGKWRFLYSTGRHIGLTLRQPPARVLIGDVCLTVARDSKLNNRLSLTSDIEFTVMRGRNWPHDKIGVNGKLVGYSSSRIQAGRRLYLKEENTTSQHVLAQKLSSQKWRKVIPFDELPSSLPAVKLVPADIDLTMKLDDPLSEDVDAARNVIQEVRTQVPPELFDLSKLICGTYVDSRLLILRSVDGSALLFTRSCLDENHR; encoded by the exons ATGGGGCTGTATCATGGAATGGcttcgaactcaagctttgaaAGGGGAATGGGTGTTTGTTTTAAGGATAATTTGTCGACTACACTGATTGGGCCTGTTCCAGTGCATTTTGTCAGGAGAATTCCCAGTTCACGATGTTTAAGACCACTCTGTTCTTCTGTGCGAAAAGATTTATCTGTGGCAGAATCGAAGCGTAATGATCAGGGGACTCTATCAGTTTCCATGGAGGAAGAATTGGACCATGTCATTAGATTCAAGATGTCTGATTTCAAGATTCTCGATTGTGTCAGCACTGGCCTTGGAGGTCGG GGGGATGAAATAGTTTTTGAAGCACTTGTCAATAATCGCCTTAG CCCTTTATACAACACAAAGGTCGTGCTTCGAAGGCTTAAGACTGCTCAGGCTCAGCGTAGAGGAAAACGAGCTATAGAA GTGTTAAAGAAACTTGCTCGTCGCAGACTGATGTATCATTCCTATTCGATGCAAGTTCATGGCTACATATCTTCACTTATGAGTAATGGCCACTCCTCGTTCACTCTGGTCCATGGG CATCACAGTAGTTTTTCTTTGAGGCATTGGCTGCAGCAATCAGACTGGCTTCCCACATTGGAAGCTACTCTTGCATTGGATGAAGAGTCTGTCAGAAAAGTTGGTGATACTACAACTGGAGGACCTGCAGTTTCACGCCACTCTCGACTCATTCGAGTATTGATGAGGGATCTCTTGATTGGA GTTAATTACTTGCATAGCCATGGGCTTGCACATACTGAGTTGAGGTTGGAAAATGTTCACATAAGCCCAGTTGATAGACATGTCAAA CGCTTCTCTTACCAGGTCGGAATTTTGGGAAATGCTGCTTACTTTCATGAAAATGCTGGAAGTGATAACGCTCCTGAAAATAACTTGGATCGGCGGCAGATGATGATTGCATTTGACATGAG ATGTGTGGGGTTCATGATGGCAAAGATGGTTTTGCAGGAACTCATGGATCCATTGATATTCACGAAGTTTAAATCCTTCTTCACAAAG GGCCATGATCCTTCATGCTTGCGTGAATATTTATTGCGAGTCCTTGAACATAGACTATCATCTGGAAATGTTGGCTTACAA ATACTTGACAGAAATTGGGGGGCAGGATGGAATCTTCTGTCCTTGTTACTTGCAAACAAGCCTTCTAAAAGAATAAG CTGTTTAGAGGCTCTCAGGCATCCATTCCTTTGTGGACCAAGATGGCGCGTAGCCCCATCAAAGGAAATTATTAGATGGGGTCTTGGTTCAACTGCAGTTCGAATTGCAGAGGAATATATTTACAGTCGTCCTCAG CGAAGAAAGCTTTCCCACTTCATTGAGTTGATGGAGATGTTGACTCCTCATTCAAAACCAAAG CATTGGCTGGAGGTAATTCCAGGAAAGTGGCGTTTCTTATACTCAACAGGGAGGCACATCGGGCTGACCCTTCGTCAACCTCCTGCTAGAGTTCTTATTGGAGACGTGTGCTTGACAGTTGCAAGAGACTCTAAATTAAACAATCGCCTCTCATTGACCTCAGACATCGAGTTCACAGTCATGAGAGGTCGTAACTGGCCCCATGATAAAATTGGTGTCAACGGTAAACTGGTAGGTTACTCTTCCTCCAGAATACAAGCTGGAAGAAGATTGTACCTGAAGGAAGAAAACACCACTTCTCAGCATGTTCTGGCTCAAAAGTTGTCTAGTCAGAAATGGAGGAAGGTGATTCCTTTTGATGAGCTTCCATCAAGCCTCCCAGCAGTAAAGCTCGTGCCAGCTGACATTGATTTGACAATGAAGCTCGATGATCCACTGAGCGAAGACGTAGACGCTGCAAGAAATGTAATTCAGGAAGTCCGGACACAAGTTCCACCAGAACTGTTTGATTTGTCAAAATTAATCTGTGGGACATATGTGGACTCCAGGCTTCTGATTCTTCGTTCAGTAGATGGATCTGCCCTCTTGTTTACCAGATCTTGTCTGGATGAAAACCATAGATGA
- the LOC103504130 gene encoding probable plastid-lipid-associated protein 14, chloroplastic isoform X3, with product MIRGLYQFPWRKNWTMSLDSRCLISRFSIVSALALEGDEIVFEALVNNRLSPLYNTKVVLRRLKTAQAQRRGKRAIEVLKKLARRRLMYHSYSMQVHGYISSLMSNGHSSFTLVHGHHSSFSLRHWLQQSDWLPTLEATLALDEESVRKVGDTTTGGPAVSRHSRLIRVLMRDLLIGVNYLHSHGLAHTELRLENVHISPVDRHVKRFSYQVGILGNAAYFHENAGSDNAPENNLDRRQMMIAFDMRCVGFMMAKMVLQELMDPLIFTKFKSFFTKGHDPSCLREYLLRVLEHRLSSGNVGLQILDRNWGAGWNLLSLLLANKPSKRISCLEALRHPFLCGPRWRVAPSKEIIRWGLGSTAVRIAEEYIYSRPQRRKLSHFIELMEMLTPHSKPKHWLEVIPGKWRFLYSTGRHIGLTLRQPPARVLIGDVCLTVARDSKLNNRLSLTSDIEFTVMRGRNWPHDKIGVNGKLVGYSSSRIQAGRRLYLKEENTTSQHVLAQKLSSQKWRKVIPFDELPSSLPAVKLVPADIDLTMKLDDPLSEDVDAARNVIQEVRTQVPPELFDLSKLICGTYVDSRLLILRSVDGSALLFTRSCLDENHR from the exons ATGATCAGGGGACTCTATCAGTTTCCATGGAGGAAGAATTGGACCATGTCATTAGATTCAAGATGTCTGATTTCAAGATTCTCGATTGTGTCAGCACTGGCCTTGGAG GGGGATGAAATAGTTTTTGAAGCACTTGTCAATAATCGCCTTAG CCCTTTATACAACACAAAGGTCGTGCTTCGAAGGCTTAAGACTGCTCAGGCTCAGCGTAGAGGAAAACGAGCTATAGAA GTGTTAAAGAAACTTGCTCGTCGCAGACTGATGTATCATTCCTATTCGATGCAAGTTCATGGCTACATATCTTCACTTATGAGTAATGGCCACTCCTCGTTCACTCTGGTCCATGGG CATCACAGTAGTTTTTCTTTGAGGCATTGGCTGCAGCAATCAGACTGGCTTCCCACATTGGAAGCTACTCTTGCATTGGATGAAGAGTCTGTCAGAAAAGTTGGTGATACTACAACTGGAGGACCTGCAGTTTCACGCCACTCTCGACTCATTCGAGTATTGATGAGGGATCTCTTGATTGGA GTTAATTACTTGCATAGCCATGGGCTTGCACATACTGAGTTGAGGTTGGAAAATGTTCACATAAGCCCAGTTGATAGACATGTCAAA CGCTTCTCTTACCAGGTCGGAATTTTGGGAAATGCTGCTTACTTTCATGAAAATGCTGGAAGTGATAACGCTCCTGAAAATAACTTGGATCGGCGGCAGATGATGATTGCATTTGACATGAG ATGTGTGGGGTTCATGATGGCAAAGATGGTTTTGCAGGAACTCATGGATCCATTGATATTCACGAAGTTTAAATCCTTCTTCACAAAG GGCCATGATCCTTCATGCTTGCGTGAATATTTATTGCGAGTCCTTGAACATAGACTATCATCTGGAAATGTTGGCTTACAA ATACTTGACAGAAATTGGGGGGCAGGATGGAATCTTCTGTCCTTGTTACTTGCAAACAAGCCTTCTAAAAGAATAAG CTGTTTAGAGGCTCTCAGGCATCCATTCCTTTGTGGACCAAGATGGCGCGTAGCCCCATCAAAGGAAATTATTAGATGGGGTCTTGGTTCAACTGCAGTTCGAATTGCAGAGGAATATATTTACAGTCGTCCTCAG CGAAGAAAGCTTTCCCACTTCATTGAGTTGATGGAGATGTTGACTCCTCATTCAAAACCAAAG CATTGGCTGGAGGTAATTCCAGGAAAGTGGCGTTTCTTATACTCAACAGGGAGGCACATCGGGCTGACCCTTCGTCAACCTCCTGCTAGAGTTCTTATTGGAGACGTGTGCTTGACAGTTGCAAGAGACTCTAAATTAAACAATCGCCTCTCATTGACCTCAGACATCGAGTTCACAGTCATGAGAGGTCGTAACTGGCCCCATGATAAAATTGGTGTCAACGGTAAACTGGTAGGTTACTCTTCCTCCAGAATACAAGCTGGAAGAAGATTGTACCTGAAGGAAGAAAACACCACTTCTCAGCATGTTCTGGCTCAAAAGTTGTCTAGTCAGAAATGGAGGAAGGTGATTCCTTTTGATGAGCTTCCATCAAGCCTCCCAGCAGTAAAGCTCGTGCCAGCTGACATTGATTTGACAATGAAGCTCGATGATCCACTGAGCGAAGACGTAGACGCTGCAAGAAATGTAATTCAGGAAGTCCGGACACAAGTTCCACCAGAACTGTTTGATTTGTCAAAATTAATCTGTGGGACATATGTGGACTCCAGGCTTCTGATTCTTCGTTCAGTAGATGGATCTGCCCTCTTGTTTACCAGATCTTGTCTGGATGAAAACCATAGATGA
- the LOC103504130 gene encoding probable plastid-lipid-associated protein 14, chloroplastic isoform X2: MGLYHGMASNSSFERGMGVCFKDNLSTTLIGPVPVHFVRRIPSSRCLRPLCSSVRKDLSVAESKRNDQGTLSVSMEEELDHVIRFKMSDFKILDCVSTGLGGRGDEIVFEALVNNRLSPLYNTKVVLRRLKTAQAQRRGKRAIEVLKKLARRRLMYHSYSMQVHGYISSLMSNGHSSFTLVHGHHSSFSLRHWLQQSDWLPTLEATLALDEESVRKVGDTTTGGPAVSRHSRLIRVLMRDLLIGVNYLHSHGLAHTELRLENVHISPVDRHVKVGILGNAAYFHENAGSDNAPENNLDRRQMMIAFDMRCVGFMMAKMVLQELMDPLIFTKFKSFFTKGHDPSCLREYLLRVLEHRLSSGNVGLQILDRNWGAGWNLLSLLLANKPSKRISCLEALRHPFLCGPRWRVAPSKEIIRWGLGSTAVRIAEEYIYSRPQRRKLSHFIELMEMLTPHSKPKHWLEVIPGKWRFLYSTGRHIGLTLRQPPARVLIGDVCLTVARDSKLNNRLSLTSDIEFTVMRGRNWPHDKIGVNGKLVGYSSSRIQAGRRLYLKEENTTSQHVLAQKLSSQKWRKVIPFDELPSSLPAVKLVPADIDLTMKLDDPLSEDVDAARNVIQEVRTQVPPELFDLSKLICGTYVDSRLLILRSVDGSALLFTRSCLDENHR, from the exons ATGGGGCTGTATCATGGAATGGcttcgaactcaagctttgaaAGGGGAATGGGTGTTTGTTTTAAGGATAATTTGTCGACTACACTGATTGGGCCTGTTCCAGTGCATTTTGTCAGGAGAATTCCCAGTTCACGATGTTTAAGACCACTCTGTTCTTCTGTGCGAAAAGATTTATCTGTGGCAGAATCGAAGCGTAATGATCAGGGGACTCTATCAGTTTCCATGGAGGAAGAATTGGACCATGTCATTAGATTCAAGATGTCTGATTTCAAGATTCTCGATTGTGTCAGCACTGGCCTTGGAGGTCGG GGGGATGAAATAGTTTTTGAAGCACTTGTCAATAATCGCCTTAG CCCTTTATACAACACAAAGGTCGTGCTTCGAAGGCTTAAGACTGCTCAGGCTCAGCGTAGAGGAAAACGAGCTATAGAA GTGTTAAAGAAACTTGCTCGTCGCAGACTGATGTATCATTCCTATTCGATGCAAGTTCATGGCTACATATCTTCACTTATGAGTAATGGCCACTCCTCGTTCACTCTGGTCCATGGG CATCACAGTAGTTTTTCTTTGAGGCATTGGCTGCAGCAATCAGACTGGCTTCCCACATTGGAAGCTACTCTTGCATTGGATGAAGAGTCTGTCAGAAAAGTTGGTGATACTACAACTGGAGGACCTGCAGTTTCACGCCACTCTCGACTCATTCGAGTATTGATGAGGGATCTCTTGATTGGA GTTAATTACTTGCATAGCCATGGGCTTGCACATACTGAGTTGAGGTTGGAAAATGTTCACATAAGCCCAGTTGATAGACATGTCAAA GTCGGAATTTTGGGAAATGCTGCTTACTTTCATGAAAATGCTGGAAGTGATAACGCTCCTGAAAATAACTTGGATCGGCGGCAGATGATGATTGCATTTGACATGAG ATGTGTGGGGTTCATGATGGCAAAGATGGTTTTGCAGGAACTCATGGATCCATTGATATTCACGAAGTTTAAATCCTTCTTCACAAAG GGCCATGATCCTTCATGCTTGCGTGAATATTTATTGCGAGTCCTTGAACATAGACTATCATCTGGAAATGTTGGCTTACAA ATACTTGACAGAAATTGGGGGGCAGGATGGAATCTTCTGTCCTTGTTACTTGCAAACAAGCCTTCTAAAAGAATAAG CTGTTTAGAGGCTCTCAGGCATCCATTCCTTTGTGGACCAAGATGGCGCGTAGCCCCATCAAAGGAAATTATTAGATGGGGTCTTGGTTCAACTGCAGTTCGAATTGCAGAGGAATATATTTACAGTCGTCCTCAG CGAAGAAAGCTTTCCCACTTCATTGAGTTGATGGAGATGTTGACTCCTCATTCAAAACCAAAG CATTGGCTGGAGGTAATTCCAGGAAAGTGGCGTTTCTTATACTCAACAGGGAGGCACATCGGGCTGACCCTTCGTCAACCTCCTGCTAGAGTTCTTATTGGAGACGTGTGCTTGACAGTTGCAAGAGACTCTAAATTAAACAATCGCCTCTCATTGACCTCAGACATCGAGTTCACAGTCATGAGAGGTCGTAACTGGCCCCATGATAAAATTGGTGTCAACGGTAAACTGGTAGGTTACTCTTCCTCCAGAATACAAGCTGGAAGAAGATTGTACCTGAAGGAAGAAAACACCACTTCTCAGCATGTTCTGGCTCAAAAGTTGTCTAGTCAGAAATGGAGGAAGGTGATTCCTTTTGATGAGCTTCCATCAAGCCTCCCAGCAGTAAAGCTCGTGCCAGCTGACATTGATTTGACAATGAAGCTCGATGATCCACTGAGCGAAGACGTAGACGCTGCAAGAAATGTAATTCAGGAAGTCCGGACACAAGTTCCACCAGAACTGTTTGATTTGTCAAAATTAATCTGTGGGACATATGTGGACTCCAGGCTTCTGATTCTTCGTTCAGTAGATGGATCTGCCCTCTTGTTTACCAGATCTTGTCTGGATGAAAACCATAGATGA